A single genomic interval of Metasolibacillus fluoroglycofenilyticus harbors:
- a CDS encoding polysaccharide pyruvyl transferase family protein, giving the protein MKIGIVGNYGNDNNGDEAILLSIIRQLEKAFSIPTENIVVFSNNPKQTAQRYNVQSYPLYHKNGNAPKTFIKTYRENSKIVKGLDFVVIGGGGILMDLYKREAPLYGSYAMMAKNAGVPYVVYGCGAGPLYTGLGKWFIRYMAKHSQNISVRDPQSKALLESIGVKCDVHIIGDPAFSLEVEREHYSEQPKKIGVTAVPYYNASYWPTGDEEKYHNYIAGMAKNLDRVIEEQNVEITFFATKYPQDADVTKDIQKLMKHGERTTIIDENCPPQRILELTATFDVLIGTRLHSLILATDTKTPIIGVSYHVKVNDFLQMAGLGDYSLAIDTLHARDDYFSTLFNQLQADWPAAKALAKVTNDAFKEKSALGLQLLQAGAKR; this is encoded by the coding sequence GTGAAAATAGGAATTGTTGGTAACTACGGAAATGATAATAATGGAGATGAGGCAATTTTATTAAGCATTATACGTCAGCTTGAAAAAGCCTTTAGCATCCCAACTGAAAATATCGTTGTATTCAGTAATAACCCGAAGCAAACAGCACAGCGCTATAATGTTCAAAGCTATCCGCTCTATCATAAAAACGGCAATGCGCCAAAAACGTTTATTAAAACATATCGAGAAAACTCGAAAATTGTAAAAGGATTAGATTTTGTCGTGATTGGCGGCGGTGGTATTTTAATGGATTTATATAAACGTGAGGCTCCGCTCTATGGTTCCTATGCGATGATGGCGAAAAATGCAGGAGTGCCGTATGTTGTCTATGGCTGTGGTGCGGGTCCCTTATATACAGGACTTGGCAAATGGTTCATTCGTTATATGGCAAAGCATTCACAAAATATTTCCGTGCGTGACCCCCAATCGAAGGCATTGCTTGAATCAATTGGCGTGAAATGCGATGTTCATATCATTGGCGACCCGGCCTTTAGTTTAGAGGTGGAGCGTGAGCACTATAGCGAGCAACCGAAGAAAATTGGTGTAACTGCTGTGCCTTATTACAATGCATCTTACTGGCCAACAGGCGACGAGGAAAAATATCATAATTATATTGCGGGTATGGCAAAAAATTTAGACCGTGTAATTGAAGAGCAAAATGTGGAAATAACATTTTTTGCTACGAAATACCCACAGGATGCAGATGTAACAAAGGATATTCAAAAGCTGATGAAGCACGGAGAGCGTACAACGATTATTGATGAGAATTGCCCGCCACAGCGAATATTGGAGTTAACAGCTACATTTGATGTATTGATTGGTACACGTCTACATTCGCTTATTTTGGCGACAGACACAAAAACACCGATTATTGGCGTATCATATCACGTGAAGGTCAATGATTTTTTACAAATGGCCGGGCTTGGAGACTATTCATTAGCTATCGATACATTGCATGCCCGCGATGATTATTTCAGTACATTATTCAATCAGTTGCAGGCAGATTGGCCAGCAGCTAAAGCGCTAGCAAAGGTAACAAATGATGCCTTTAAAGAGAAGTCGGCACTTGGTTTACAGCTATTACAGGCAGGTGCAAAGCGATGA
- a CDS encoding glycosyltransferase: MKKALIISNMYPTKEHLAYGVFVKNQVTQLNAAGVETLIAVNDNPATGKKNVLKKYAKWALNVLATFRKNKRNISLTHAHYVFPSGMFSYYLKKRYNVPYVVTAHGGDINKMAKKSARIKGYTTKILQHADHVIAVGEELAQTIQADYGIEASRISIMSMGINRDVFQQTDKQQMQQTLAMDSACTNFLFVGNIIEEKGVLELVTAFQQLEKMHAGKIALYCIGSTKDTGFTAKIKSLVESKQIHFIEPMPQAELARYFQAADVFVLPSYIEGLGLVALEAMSCGTPVIASSVGGLQYMLADGAGVLVPPKNAKALQDAMEQALTGIALNEEKVQELLITHDAQNITERLKKIYLDIAGSKVNHK, translated from the coding sequence ATGAAAAAAGCGTTAATTATTAGCAATATGTATCCGACAAAGGAGCATTTAGCTTATGGCGTTTTTGTAAAAAATCAAGTAACACAATTAAATGCAGCAGGCGTTGAAACGCTTATTGCAGTAAATGATAATCCTGCAACAGGTAAAAAAAATGTATTGAAAAAATATGCGAAATGGGCTTTAAATGTGCTGGCAACATTTCGCAAAAATAAACGCAACATCAGCTTGACACATGCGCATTATGTTTTTCCAAGCGGCATGTTTAGCTATTACTTAAAGAAGCGCTATAATGTACCGTATGTTGTGACTGCACATGGCGGTGATATTAATAAAATGGCGAAGAAAAGCGCTCGTATTAAAGGCTATACTACAAAGATTCTACAGCATGCCGACCATGTAATTGCAGTCGGCGAGGAACTAGCGCAAACGATACAAGCAGATTACGGCATTGAAGCTAGTCGTATATCCATTATGAGCATGGGAATTAATCGCGACGTATTTCAGCAGACGGACAAGCAGCAAATGCAACAAACCCTTGCGATGGATAGTGCGTGTACAAATTTTTTATTCGTCGGCAATATTATTGAAGAAAAAGGCGTGCTTGAGCTTGTAACTGCATTTCAACAGCTAGAGAAAATGCATGCTGGAAAGATTGCACTTTACTGTATTGGCTCTACAAAGGACACAGGCTTTACAGCGAAGATAAAATCGCTTGTGGAAAGCAAGCAAATCCATTTTATCGAGCCAATGCCACAAGCAGAGTTAGCTCGTTATTTCCAAGCAGCAGATGTATTTGTACTACCATCTTACATCGAAGGATTAGGGCTTGTTGCATTAGAGGCAATGAGCTGTGGGACACCTGTTATAGCATCGAGTGTGGGTGGCTTGCAATATATGCTAGCAGATGGAGCGGGTGTGCTTGTACCACCAAAGAATGCCAAAGCACTACAAGACGCAATGGAACAAGCTTTAACTGGCATAGCTCTCAACGAAGAAAAAGTGCAAGAACTGCTAATTACCCATGATGCTCAAAATATTACCGAAAGATTAAAGAAGATTTACCTAGATATAGCAGGTTCTAAGGTCAATCACAAATAA
- a CDS encoding S-layer homology domain-containing protein, with amino-acid sequence MKRIFLRLFSAMLMFSIVFGGATSGYAFQTTNDTYPLSQGVKYSNYTYTQSKINHLQVDLSNPYTKLTVGLPSPINSLLTTTDHANRNSKEGNRVVGAINSNFFNMGDGYPLYLLSQNNAIVTPSVISSSSSNYVSQPIAFGITANGNAEIAYYNSNIIVNYKGEDIKVSGLNVTRGTDQAVIYTPQHHSSQTPNGGKGMEFVVETGNTIGATRFGQTMAGKVTAIRGYDDEQKAKIPRNGFVLSFNGSKWGDKFRNIKVGDDISVTFSIDDRWMDAQFMMASGPLLVLDGKVNLTMDANSSRAKEIAPRTAVAISKDKKTVHLITVDGRQGSSNGMTLTQFANYLVRLGVDRAINLDGGGSTAMGIRKYGSNTVVLANSPSGGSQRRVSAILQAVSTGATGTATTMKVTRDQVGSLLVGASVKLTPEYVLDEHYNPLPVNASNFAVTAQNGLVSVDGLSFTGVSAGSERVTVTYGNAAQTMAFNVLDAPVSLKISAPATTIDPGASLQLKATATGQNNENLIYAASQLEWSVDSEYGTISQTGLFKSNGKLGKALVSAKLGTKTVTQEIDVKQTFTQQVFAISNFEKSDEWRVETALTTAQATLESSKTIGKQGNYSMKLTYDMTGNKEGTAAAYLRLNSLIQLPAEPIKLGVWVYGDGNGTWVRGQIRDVAGGKHTIDFTEENGQTWTGWKYIEADIPKDIPKPISLESIYIVQPALEKQKAGTLYFDKLQAIYSSNYEEAPFTDISVKHNYKKEIQYLVEAGLINGYGDGSFKPEQALTRAHAAVLLTRALDLDTKSISNPGFKDVATSHPYYKEIAAIVNAGIMNGTGQGIFDPNAKLTRAQMAKILVMAYDLKGTTTTKFKDVSTQHWSYDFVHTLAANKITTGYEDNTFKPGLEVSRVHFSLFLYRTITK; translated from the coding sequence ATGAAACGCATATTTTTAAGGTTATTTAGTGCAATGCTGATGTTTTCAATTGTTTTTGGAGGAGCAACTAGCGGATATGCATTCCAAACGACGAATGATACATACCCACTGTCGCAAGGAGTAAAGTATTCGAATTATACATATACGCAATCAAAGATAAATCATTTACAAGTGGATTTGTCGAATCCGTATACAAAATTAACAGTCGGCTTACCGTCACCAATTAACTCATTACTGACGACGACAGATCATGCAAATCGTAATTCAAAGGAAGGTAATCGTGTAGTAGGGGCAATCAACTCTAACTTTTTTAATATGGGAGACGGTTATCCACTTTATTTATTATCGCAAAATAACGCAATTGTGACACCGAGCGTTATATCTTCATCTAGCTCTAATTATGTGAGTCAGCCGATTGCTTTCGGTATTACAGCGAATGGCAATGCAGAAATTGCTTACTATAATAGTAATATCATTGTTAACTATAAAGGTGAGGATATTAAAGTAAGTGGCTTGAACGTTACGCGTGGCACAGACCAAGCTGTCATTTATACACCTCAGCACCATAGCTCGCAAACACCAAATGGTGGTAAGGGTATGGAATTTGTTGTTGAAACAGGCAATACAATAGGTGCTACTCGCTTTGGGCAAACGATGGCAGGGAAAGTAACAGCAATTCGTGGCTATGATGATGAGCAAAAAGCAAAAATCCCACGTAATGGCTTTGTTCTATCATTTAATGGTTCAAAATGGGGCGATAAATTCCGAAATATTAAAGTCGGTGATGATATTTCTGTTACCTTCTCGATTGATGATCGTTGGATGGATGCCCAATTTATGATGGCAAGTGGTCCGCTATTGGTGCTAGATGGTAAAGTGAACTTGACGATGGATGCGAATAGTTCACGTGCAAAAGAAATAGCACCGCGTACAGCAGTTGCTATTAGTAAAGATAAAAAGACTGTACATCTTATTACAGTTGATGGACGACAAGGTTCAAGCAACGGGATGACATTAACACAGTTCGCTAATTATTTAGTGCGACTGGGCGTAGACCGAGCGATTAACCTTGATGGGGGTGGTTCCACAGCGATGGGAATTCGTAAATATGGCAGCAATACAGTCGTATTAGCGAATAGTCCATCAGGTGGCTCACAGCGTCGCGTATCAGCTATTTTACAAGCAGTGAGCACAGGGGCAACGGGTACTGCAACAACAATGAAAGTTACGCGTGATCAGGTTGGCTCTTTATTAGTAGGAGCAAGTGTTAAACTGACACCTGAGTATGTATTAGATGAGCATTACAACCCACTACCAGTAAATGCAAGTAATTTTGCTGTGACAGCACAAAATGGACTCGTTTCAGTAGATGGACTTAGCTTCACAGGGGTGAGTGCAGGGAGTGAACGTGTTACAGTAACATACGGTAATGCGGCACAAACAATGGCATTCAATGTATTAGATGCACCAGTAAGCCTGAAAATTTCAGCGCCTGCAACAACAATTGACCCGGGTGCCTCATTGCAATTAAAAGCAACAGCAACAGGGCAAAACAATGAAAATTTAATTTACGCAGCGTCTCAACTAGAATGGTCTGTGGATAGTGAATACGGAACAATTTCCCAAACAGGCCTATTTAAGTCAAATGGCAAGCTTGGCAAAGCATTAGTTAGCGCGAAGCTAGGTACAAAAACAGTAACGCAGGAAATCGATGTAAAACAAACATTTACACAACAAGTATTTGCTATTTCTAATTTTGAGAAGTCTGATGAATGGCGTGTAGAAACGGCATTAACAACGGCTCAAGCAACGTTAGAAAGCTCAAAAACAATTGGTAAGCAAGGCAATTATTCAATGAAGTTAACATACGATATGACAGGCAATAAGGAAGGAACAGCTGCTGCATATTTACGTTTGAATTCATTAATTCAATTACCAGCAGAGCCGATTAAACTTGGTGTATGGGTATATGGTGATGGCAATGGCACTTGGGTGCGCGGACAAATTCGCGACGTAGCGGGTGGAAAGCATACGATTGACTTCACGGAAGAAAACGGCCAAACGTGGACAGGTTGGAAATATATTGAGGCAGACATCCCGAAAGACATTCCGAAGCCAATATCACTAGAATCTATTTATATTGTACAGCCAGCTTTGGAGAAGCAAAAAGCAGGTACATTATACTTTGATAAGCTACAAGCAATTTACTCGTCTAATTATGAGGAAGCACCATTTACAGATATTAGTGTGAAGCATAATTATAAAAAAGAGATTCAATATTTAGTAGAAGCGGGTTTAATTAACGGTTACGGTGATGGTTCCTTTAAGCCAGAGCAAGCATTAACACGCGCACATGCAGCTGTACTGCTTACACGAGCGTTAGATTTAGACACGAAGTCGATTTCCAACCCAGGTTTTAAAGATGTGGCAACAAGCCATCCTTACTATAAGGAAATCGCAGCAATCGTTAACGCAGGAATTATGAATGGTACGGGGCAAGGGATATTTGATCCAAATGCGAAGCTAACACGTGCACAAATGGCGAAAATTTTAGTCATGGCCTATGATTTAAAAGGCACAACAACGACTAAATTTAAAGATGTGAGCACACAGCACTGGTCATATGACTTTGTCCACACATTGGCGGCAAACAAAATTACAACAGGCTATGAGGATAACACATTCAAGCCGGGCTTAGAAGTATCGCGTGTCCACTTTAGCTTATTCTTATATCGAACAATAACAAAATAA
- a CDS encoding O-antigen ligase family protein, with protein sequence MSIMKDLSVKIGKQEWLEIALAIAVLIAATIIPSKIALISTAVFFTLFAFFKPFQSLVILIPYVIFRSFFIELNPGMKLIGDLITFVVLGRLLLFNLKNFKTFFHFKKFELAFFLFLILGAIVGYMNGVSLGSIIFQVRTFLIMYLLYYVLSRSKLPANFFVKLAWITVISGIVLFVQGIVEKLSMRMMWMPEVWTQKVLSSTNFVRIYGLLNNPNSLALVMFFAICAAVFLRFVYKDGQYKYLLVVSQVAFTGMLLLTLSRGAWIASITFAIFFILLARNWKMLKSIAITLIASILLVYLPTNLGLQYLQSIGIENDVAPEDIGGGISNRFAETLDEDNLALMNESGRIFYIKKGFEVLKDYPIAGAGFGTFGGSATLSYDSPIYEKYNIRSDIYGGKNFYSDNQYIQVIAETGALGVLLFASFLLLMVWLFWKERRATFGQYMFALWFATGVCGFFYNIWELKVYTMFFFMIFAIFASNRHLYPMLDLNKDGE encoded by the coding sequence ATGTCTATAATGAAAGATTTGTCAGTGAAAATTGGGAAGCAGGAGTGGCTTGAAATAGCGTTGGCAATTGCCGTGTTAATTGCAGCGACGATTATCCCTTCTAAAATTGCGTTAATAAGTACGGCTGTATTTTTCACGTTATTTGCTTTCTTTAAGCCATTTCAGAGCTTAGTTATTTTAATCCCATACGTTATTTTTAGGTCATTCTTTATTGAATTGAACCCAGGAATGAAATTGATTGGGGATTTGATTACATTTGTTGTGCTAGGAAGATTGCTTTTATTCAACCTTAAAAACTTTAAAACATTTTTCCATTTTAAAAAGTTTGAGTTAGCATTTTTCTTATTTTTAATTTTAGGCGCAATAGTTGGTTATATGAATGGGGTAAGTCTAGGCTCTATTATATTCCAAGTACGTACATTTTTAATTATGTACCTATTATATTACGTTTTAAGCCGCAGTAAGCTTCCAGCTAATTTCTTTGTAAAACTTGCATGGATTACAGTGATATCAGGTATTGTACTATTTGTGCAAGGGATTGTGGAGAAATTATCGATGCGTATGATGTGGATGCCGGAAGTGTGGACGCAAAAGGTATTATCATCGACAAACTTTGTGCGTATTTATGGCCTATTGAACAACCCGAACTCATTAGCATTAGTTATGTTCTTCGCCATTTGTGCCGCTGTATTTTTACGCTTTGTTTATAAGGATGGTCAGTACAAGTATTTATTAGTTGTATCGCAAGTAGCATTTACAGGTATGCTGCTACTCACTTTATCACGTGGTGCATGGATTGCTTCAATTACGTTCGCTATATTCTTTATATTGCTAGCGCGCAATTGGAAAATGTTAAAAAGTATTGCGATTACGCTTATTGCATCTATCCTACTCGTTTATTTACCGACAAATTTAGGGTTGCAATATTTGCAAAGCATCGGTATAGAAAACGATGTAGCACCTGAAGATATTGGGGGCGGAATTAGCAACCGCTTTGCTGAAACGTTAGACGAGGATAATTTAGCTTTAATGAATGAAAGCGGTCGTATTTTCTATATTAAAAAAGGCTTTGAAGTGTTGAAGGATTACCCAATTGCTGGGGCGGGCTTTGGTACTTTCGGCGGCTCGGCAACATTGAGCTATGATTCACCGATTTATGAAAAATATAATATTCGCTCAGATATTTATGGCGGTAAAAACTTCTATTCAGATAATCAATACATTCAAGTAATAGCGGAAACAGGCGCGCTAGGCGTCTTGTTATTTGCCAGCTTCCTATTATTGATGGTGTGGCTGTTTTGGAAGGAGCGCCGTGCAACTTTTGGGCAATATATGTTTGCTTTATGGTTTGCAACAGGTGTGTGCGGATTCTTTTATAATATTTGGGAACTTAAAGTATATACGATGTTCTTCTTTATGATTTTCGCCATTTTTGCAAGCAATCGTCATTTATACCCGATGCTCGACTTGAATAAGGATGGAGAATAA
- a CDS encoding methyl-accepting chemotaxis protein, which produces MKKRQSIPLKLSSIIIGVFILLFITYMLVTGAIIKNQNVADAEKLTLTTAEQSTLKMSERFKKASTTLITTKGILENLRNNNDLYGDDVLEIIASNLHNNEDIMGAGAVLERNSFEVDAVSAGRYVDSQGRFIPYLWKEEQSIDITMLNDLDDRQVSEWYWIPKEQKRMTLVEPYPYEVNGQIVPMTTVAVPLIDSRGNVFGALTADISIEFLNELIAADTPIGGYAAIVSNAGELVADSLGESGGNVESYSGIAWESIKQQIASGETASMYEYSQQLKDTSYMIFKPMVLEGIEEKWAVQFVLPESVILEQYNQIVWIAVISAVIIISVMALISIWYIFKQLRPLKYLRESMEAAASGNLTKTIDPKYIKPDEIGTVTLAYNNMIEQTSEIIKTVQNSTETLNDATAHVTNSFNEITASSVEVATAIDEIAQGTSKQSEDTEETNYRMMDLSDELDTLSSISNNMDELSKQTQETISNGMNEVVSLREHNAQTNNMNTRIQQQMHTLATDISNINNIIASIQGITEQTNLLALNASIEAARAGEHGKGFAVVAEEVRNLAEQSKKETEIIRETVAGILENSRQTVEVIDANAQLLDRQNASVHSTEQAFKNNSELTLSLTTAIEKLKEQLENMLEHKNQATMAIQSISAISEQTAASAEEVSATAQSQQNELFNVSQAVMNVEKTSKELQEAVQRFTLN; this is translated from the coding sequence ATGAAGAAGAGACAGAGTATCCCATTAAAGTTATCTTCTATTATTATCGGAGTATTTATTTTATTATTTATTACCTATATGTTGGTAACAGGGGCTATTATTAAAAATCAAAATGTCGCTGATGCTGAAAAATTAACATTAACAACCGCAGAGCAATCTACTTTAAAAATGAGTGAGCGCTTTAAAAAGGCGAGTACGACGCTAATTACAACCAAGGGGATATTAGAGAATTTAAGAAATAATAATGATCTTTATGGAGATGACGTATTAGAAATTATTGCGTCTAACTTACATAATAATGAAGATATTATGGGGGCAGGTGCTGTACTTGAGCGCAATTCATTTGAGGTTGATGCAGTATCTGCAGGGCGTTATGTCGATTCGCAAGGTCGCTTTATTCCATATTTGTGGAAGGAGGAGCAATCTATTGATATAACGATGCTAAATGATTTAGATGATAGACAGGTATCGGAGTGGTATTGGATACCAAAAGAGCAAAAGCGTATGACGTTAGTTGAGCCATATCCGTATGAGGTAAATGGACAAATTGTGCCGATGACGACTGTTGCAGTTCCTTTAATTGATTCACGAGGTAATGTGTTTGGTGCATTAACTGCCGATATTTCAATTGAATTTTTAAATGAATTGATTGCAGCAGACACACCTATAGGAGGCTATGCAGCAATCGTTTCTAACGCTGGTGAACTTGTTGCAGATAGCCTCGGGGAAAGTGGTGGCAACGTGGAGTCATACAGCGGAATTGCATGGGAATCTATTAAGCAACAAATAGCAAGTGGCGAAACGGCAAGTATGTATGAATATTCTCAACAATTAAAGGATACGTCCTATATGATTTTCAAGCCGATGGTATTGGAGGGAATCGAGGAGAAATGGGCAGTGCAATTCGTCCTACCAGAATCGGTTATTTTAGAGCAGTATAATCAAATCGTATGGATTGCGGTAATTTCTGCGGTCATTATTATTTCTGTAATGGCGTTAATTAGTATTTGGTATATTTTCAAGCAGCTTCGACCGTTGAAATATTTACGCGAATCTATGGAGGCAGCTGCATCTGGTAATTTAACAAAAACGATTGACCCAAAATATATTAAGCCTGATGAAATTGGTACTGTGACGCTGGCTTATAATAATATGATTGAGCAGACTAGTGAAATTATTAAAACTGTACAAAATTCAACGGAAACATTGAATGATGCTACGGCACATGTTACGAATTCCTTTAATGAAATTACAGCTTCTAGCGTGGAGGTAGCGACGGCAATTGATGAGATTGCACAAGGAACATCTAAGCAATCAGAGGATACGGAGGAAACAAACTACCGTATGATGGATTTATCAGATGAACTCGATACATTATCCTCTATTTCAAATAATATGGACGAGCTATCAAAGCAAACACAAGAGACGATTTCGAATGGAATGAATGAAGTTGTTAGCTTGCGTGAGCATAATGCACAAACAAATAACATGAATACACGTATTCAACAACAAATGCATACATTGGCGACAGATATTTCAAATATCAATAATATTATCGCTTCAATACAGGGGATAACAGAACAGACAAATTTACTCGCATTGAATGCAAGTATAGAAGCTGCTCGGGCAGGCGAGCATGGAAAAGGCTTTGCTGTTGTAGCAGAGGAAGTCCGTAATCTAGCGGAGCAATCGAAGAAGGAAACCGAAATTATTCGCGAAACAGTTGCGGGAATTTTAGAAAACTCCCGACAAACTGTGGAAGTAATTGATGCCAATGCGCAATTATTAGATAGGCAAAATGCATCTGTGCATAGTACAGAGCAGGCATTTAAAAATAATAGCGAGCTAACATTGTCGCTTACAACTGCTATTGAAAAACTAAAAGAGCAGCTTGAAAATATGCTAGAGCATAAAAATCAAGCAACGATGGCCATTCAAAGTATCTCTGCAATATCAGAGCAAACGGCAGCCTCAGCAGAAGAGGTAAGCGCTACTGCGCAATCACAGCAAAACGAGCTATTCAATGTGTCACAAGCTGTAATGAATGTAGAGAAAACGTCAAAAGAGCTACAAGAGGCGGTTCAACGCTTTACTTTAAATTAG
- a CDS encoding S-layer homology domain-containing protein: protein MIKKITTLVITIILALTVVMPSTSYASDIKGHQMVNELTHWANLGVILPDSKGNYNPNRAVTRGEFAAYITRALNLPASDKFQFSDLKVGDSLTFEIQAAAGSGILGGYPDGTFRPNEKITRQHMAAMLYKALRYLNVPLKAAPLTFNDNNKISKQFHEAVATSVYYNIVRGSHEKKGVFFNPQGSATIAHAAAFLYRMNVTAQQYGQDDTVSPEPPPVETNNNSYYVGTISDTTITKQPTVYVTYEQAEAAYEASKNVNLLFQGDKIIKMSSGIASAADVAANTVTIYGNKDFTNALTYVVEGSELKYFGSNDTYAIVQAGDTKGYAKISEITLTPTSLIKGRDYYYVLNGMLSHKLYDHIKQAYIGEYVIGEAPSFMAPGVHYYGTDGVHFYNTNGQLVGKHYQYFQFASLRQPTNYTAEELDYMINTILEERRTVAPRYANILTESRLLGLGAFLKTVEQEHHVNALFILATAVHESDYGISTNALQKNNIFGIRVFDANEEAGSTYATPNDSVLAFINQYVNKNYTPQSGGYAKGAVPGNKTTGMNVHYASDPFWGSKIAGHMYRLDNRFGRKDYKQGRLAMVLNDGSTVNARMEPSTSSPIAFTYKAKVIGESGAFGYPVAIVEEATGSDGYIWYKVYSDDNPPADFVWIRSDLVKPL from the coding sequence GTGATAAAAAAAATAACAACCCTCGTCATCACTATTATTTTAGCGCTAACAGTGGTCATGCCATCTACATCTTATGCGAGTGATATTAAAGGGCATCAGATGGTAAATGAGCTGACGCATTGGGCAAACCTAGGTGTCATTTTGCCGGATAGTAAAGGAAATTATAATCCTAATCGTGCTGTAACACGCGGCGAATTTGCTGCCTATATTACACGTGCTCTTAATTTACCTGCATCGGATAAATTTCAATTTTCAGATTTAAAAGTCGGTGATTCTTTAACATTTGAAATACAAGCAGCAGCAGGCTCTGGCATTTTAGGTGGCTACCCTGATGGAACATTTAGACCAAATGAAAAAATTACGCGCCAGCATATGGCTGCAATGCTTTACAAAGCTTTGCGCTATTTGAATGTTCCACTCAAAGCAGCACCATTAACTTTTAATGATAATAATAAAATTAGCAAACAATTCCATGAGGCAGTTGCTACATCTGTTTACTATAATATCGTTCGTGGTTCACACGAGAAAAAGGGTGTGTTTTTCAACCCTCAAGGTTCTGCAACAATCGCACATGCAGCAGCATTTTTATATCGTATGAACGTCACGGCACAGCAATATGGACAAGACGACACGGTGAGTCCTGAGCCACCACCTGTCGAAACGAATAATAACAGCTATTATGTAGGCACTATTTCTGACACAACTATAACAAAGCAGCCAACTGTATACGTTACATACGAACAGGCAGAGGCCGCTTATGAAGCATCAAAAAATGTTAATCTGCTTTTCCAAGGCGATAAAATTATTAAAATGAGCTCTGGCATCGCCTCTGCCGCTGATGTGGCAGCAAACACAGTAACAATCTATGGCAATAAAGACTTTACTAACGCTTTAACATATGTCGTTGAAGGCTCTGAGCTTAAATACTTTGGCAGCAATGATACGTATGCAATCGTACAAGCTGGCGATACAAAGGGCTATGCAAAAATAAGTGAAATTACGCTAACACCTACTTCACTTATTAAAGGGCGTGACTATTATTATGTACTTAACGGCATGCTATCGCACAAGCTCTACGATCATATTAAACAAGCCTATATTGGTGAATATGTAATAGGTGAAGCACCAAGCTTTATGGCACCAGGTGTTCATTATTACGGTACAGACGGAGTGCATTTCTATAATACAAACGGACAGCTTGTTGGTAAGCATTATCAATACTTCCAATTTGCATCCTTACGCCAGCCAACGAATTACACGGCTGAAGAGCTAGATTATATGATTAATACAATTCTTGAAGAGCGTCGCACAGTTGCGCCTCGCTATGCAAATATTTTAACTGAGTCTCGCCTACTTGGGCTTGGCGCATTTTTAAAAACGGTGGAACAAGAGCATCATGTCAACGCATTATTTATTTTAGCAACAGCGGTACATGAAAGTGATTATGGTATAAGCACAAACGCACTTCAGAAAAATAATATTTTTGGCATACGTGTTTTTGATGCAAATGAAGAAGCAGGTTCAACTTACGCAACGCCAAATGATAGCGTCTTAGCGTTTATTAATCAATATGTCAATAAAAACTACACACCTCAATCAGGTGGTTACGCAAAGGGCGCTGTTCCAGGTAATAAAACAACTGGTATGAATGTCCATTACGCATCAGACCCGTTTTGGGGTAGCAAAATCGCAGGTCATATGTACCGCCTAGATAATCGCTTCGGTCGGAAAGACTATAAACAAGGTCGTTTAGCTATGGTTCTTAATGATGGTAGCACTGTCAACGCACGTATGGAGCCCTCTACTTCCTCACCAATTGCCTTTACATATAAAGCGAAGGTCATTGGTGAATCAGGCGCATTCGGCTACCCTGTAGCAATTGTAGAAGAAGCAACAGGCAGCGACGGCTACATCTGGTACAAAGTCTACTCGGACGATAACCCACCAGCTGACTTCGTCTGGATTCGCTCCGACTTAGTCAAGCCTTTATAA